Part of the Oncorhynchus mykiss isolate Arlee chromosome 23, USDA_OmykA_1.1, whole genome shotgun sequence genome is shown below.
gccaagagcctaccagacgagctaaactacttctatgctcccttctaggcaaataacactgaaacatacatGAGAGCACAAGCTGTTCCAGAAGACTCTGTGATCAaagtaagacttttaaacaggtcaacattcacaaggcagcagGGCAGATGGATGACCGGGACTTGTACTGCTAGCGTGTGCTGACcaattggcaagtgtcttcactgacattttcaaactctccctgtccgagtctgtaataccaacatgtttcgggcagaccaccatagtccccgtgcccaagaacccttaggtaacctgcctaaatgactaccgacccgtagcactcacatctgtagccatgaagtgcttggaaagactggtcatggatcacatcaacaccattatcccagaaacccttgatgcaatctcaattgcactccacactgccatttcccacctggacaaaaggaacacctatgttagaatgctattcattgactacagcgcagcgttcaacaccaaagtgcccacaaagctcatcactaagctaacgaccctgggactaaaacacctccctctgcaactggattctggacttccaggtggtaagggtgggtaccaacacattctccacgctgatcctcaacacaggggcctctcaggggtgggtgctcagccccctcctgtactccctgttcactcatgactgcaaggccaggcacgactacaacaccatcaataagtttgctgattggtaggcctgatcaccgacaacgatgagacagcctatagggaggaggaggtcagagacctggccgggtggtgccagaataacaacctctccctcaacgtgataaagacaaaggagatgattgtggactacaggaaatggagcacagagcactcccccattccaatcgacggggctgtagtggagcaggttgagagcttcaagttccttggtgtccacatcaccaacaaactagaatagtccaagcacaacaagacagtcatgaagagggaacgacaaaacctattccccctcaggagactgaaaagatttgtcatgggtcctcagatcatcaaacggttctacagctgcaccatcgagagcattctgactggttgcatcactgcctggtacggcaagtgctcggcctccgaccgcaaggcactacagagggtagtgcgtacggcccagtacatcactggggcaaagcttcctgccatccaggacctctataccaggcggtgtcagaggaaggccctaaaaatgatcaaagagtccagccactctagtcataaactgttctctctgctaccacatggcaagcgggaccggagcgccaagtctaggtccaagaggcttctaaacaacttctacccccaagccataagactcttgaacagctaatcaaatggctacccagactaccgcTGCTACTGTGTGTAGTGATTCACACCACAGATTGGTGTTCCATTCTACTGGCCTCCTCTGTGTGGGGAGTAGTGATCCACACCACAGATTGGTGTTCCATCCTACTGGCCTCCTCTGTGTGGCGAGTAGTGGTCTATACCACAGATTGGTGTTCCATCCTACTGGCCTCCTCTGTGTGGGGAGTAGTGATCCACACCACAGATTGGTGTTCCATCCTACTGGCCTCCTCTGTGTGGGGAGTAGTGATCCACACCACAGATTGGTGTTCCATCCTACTGGCCTCCTCTGTGTGGGGAGTAGTGATCCACACCACAGATTGGTGTTCCGTCCTACTGGTCTCCTCTGTGTGGGGAGTAGTGATCCACACCACAGATTGGTGTTCCATCCTACTGGCCTCCTCTGTGTGGCGAGTAGTGGTCTATACCACAGATTGGTGTTCCATCCTACTGGCCTCCTCTGTGTGGCGAGTAGTGATCCACACCACAGATTGGTGTTCCATCCTACTGGCCTCCTCTGTGTGGGGAGTAGTGATCCACACCACAGATTGGTGTTCCGTCCTACTGGTCTCCTCTGTGTGGGGAGTAGTGATCCACACCACAGATTGGTGTTCCATCCTACTGGCCTCCTCTGTGTGGCGAGTAGTGGTCTATACCACAGATTGGTGTTCCATCCTACTGGCCTCCTCTGTGTGGCGAGTAGTGATCCACACCACAGATTGGTGTTCCATCCTACTGGCCTCCTCTGTGTGGCGAGTAGTGATCCACACCACAGATTGGTGTTCCATCCTACTGGCCTCATCTGAGGTAATCACACAGCTCTGAGTATCTCTCACCAGCTGTCACAGTTCCCGTCAGCTCTGATTGAGATCAATTACATGATCATGGCAACGCTGTGCCTTGTTGTGTTGTGCCCACAGAGCGTTGTCACTCAGAGGCCTGAAATATCCTTTTCGTTTGTGTTTGTTTGAGAGGGGAACTGAAGAGGAATAGAAGGCACTCTGGTGTTTAGTAATCGCATCCTTCATTCTTTCCTGAAACCTTCAGCTGGTTTAGAACGGCCCTTTAGTGATATCAAATGAATTTCCAACCTCTTATATCAAACAGCAATAATGAAATCTATTTGATCCGTCTTTCTCTCGtgttctctcttttccccctctttctccatttctctctctctctctctcccccctctttctccatttctctctctctctctctcttttccccctctctccgtttcgctctctttttctctcttgcactttctctctctcacgctcgctctccctctctctctctctctctctctctctctctctctctctttttttctctcttgttctctcttgcactttctctctctccctgtctttctctctctcgctctctctctctccctctctctctctccatctctctctctcttgttctctctctctctctccctctctctctcatgttcgctctccctctctatccctcagtGGTTTAAAGCAGGGACAGAATACAAAGCCAGTCGAAGGGGTTGTCTCTGGGATTCTGGGGCCTTGTCTATGGCTTAACAGATGGTTTCCCAGAAGCCACTGTGGGAGGGCGGGAGGCAGGGCAAGGTTATGAGCAGGGTACCAGGGAGGTAGTTATCCTCTCAAACTGTGATTGGCTGATCTCtactgtgtatgtgaccaatagtaACCTGGTGGCTGAAGGATGAAGTAGGTGACAGGTGTGAACCTCGCCGCCCGCTACCCATGGTGCATTGCGGGGCAGAACTCCTCTGGTGGTCACACATGGAGGTTACAGCAGCTTAGAGGTGAAGTGGTATATTGGCTAGGTCTGTCTCTCACGGCTCAGATTACGTTCTGGCAGTCAAAAGATCCAAAATGGCTCGGGACATGATCTCTAGCAAAAGGGTAAAGGATGAGGATTTGGCTTCAATAGTGAATGtgaatttatttagaatttccCTTGAAGGGGAAAGACTGGAAGAGGCTGGTGGGGGAGGTATAGGATGCTGAGCTCATTGTAATGGAATGGAATAAACGAAACGCTggcaaacatgtggtttccatattacgttattttttttctccccaaattcgtgatatccaattggtagtcacaatattgtctcatcgctgcaactacccaatgggctcgggagagcAGAAGGTCGAGTCCCCCGGAACGCGCCAAGGctcgctgcttctttaacacccgcccacttaaccccggaagccagccgcaccaaatcaaatcaaagtttatttttcatgagcgccgaatacaacaggtgtagatcttaaaGTGAAATGATTACTTTCAAGCCCCAAAACAATTTTTAAGTAAAACAATAGGTATTatgtaaacaatagataagtaaagacattttaaaacactgtaaaatgacagtgaaaataacagtagcgaggtggtaccagtacagagtcaatgtacggggGCACAGGTTaatcgggctaattgaggtactatgtacatgtaggtagagttaaagtgactatgctaagatgataaacagagagtagcagcaacgtaAAATAGGGGTTGGTTGGGGGAAGCAGGACACAATGCAACTAGTCCGGGTAGCCCTTTTATtacctgttcagaagtcttatggcttgtgggtaaaagctgttgagaagccttttggtcctagacttgccatgcggtagcagagagaacagtctatgactggggtggctggtgtctttgacaatttttagggccttcctctgacaccacctggtgtagaggtcctggatgacaggcagCTTAGCCACAGTGATGTAAGTGGCCTTatgcacaaccctctgtagtgccttgcagtcggaagCTGAGGACTTgcagtaccaggcagtgatgcaacctgtcaggatgctctcgatgttgcagctgtagaaccttttgaggatctgagtacccatgccaaatattttcagtctcctgagggggaataggttttgtcatgccctcttcatgactgtcttggtgtgtttggaccattctagtttgttgatgatgtggataccagggaacttgaagctctcaacctgctccattacagcctcatcgatgagaatggggatgtgctctgtcctccttttcctgtagtccacaatcatctctttagtCTTGATCACGATGAGGGAAAGGTTGTCTtgattatgttgagggataggttgttattctggcaccacctggccaggtcgCTGACCTCCTCATCGTTGTCGgagatcaggccaaccactgttgtgtcgtctacaaacttaatggtgttggagtcgtgcctggccatgcagtcgtgggtgaacagggagtacaggaggggactaagcacgcacccctgaggggctccagtgttgaggatcagcgtggcagatgtgttgttgtctaccctcaccacctgggagcggctcgtcaggaagtccaggatccagttgcagagggaggtgtttagtcccaggatccttagcttagtgatgagctttgtgggcactattgtgttgaacgctgagctgtagtcaatgaatagtattctcacatagctgttccttttgtccaggtgggaaagggcagtgtggagtgagatagatagattgcatcatctgtggatctgtttgagcagtatgcaaattggagtgggtccagggtttctgggataatggtgttgatgtgagccattaccagcctttcaatgcacttcatggctacggacttgagtgctacgggcctgtagtcatttaggcaggttgccttagtaTTCTTCGGCACAGGGACTaggatggtctgcttgaaacatgttggtatcacagactcaaatcagggacatgttgaaaatgtcagtgaagacgccTGCCAGTTGGTGAGCACATGctcggagcacacgtcctggtaatccgtctggccccgcagccttgtgtatgttgacctgtttaaaggtcttattcacttcagctacggagagcgtgatcacacagtcattctggaacagcttgtgctctcatgcatgcctcagtgttgcttgcctcgaagcgagcatagaagtggtttagcttgtctggtaggcttgtgtccactgggcagctcgtggctgtgcttccctttgtaatctgtaatagtttttaagccacatccgacgagcatcagagccggtgtacacgattcaatcttagttctgtattggcgctttgcttgtttgatggttcatcggagggcatagcggaatttctcataggcttccgggttggagtcccgcaccttgaaagcagcagctcaagcctttagctcagtgtgaatgttgcctgtaatcgatggcttctggttgggatatgtaatGAAACGGTCATTGTGGGGATTATgttgttgatgcacttattgatgaagccgttgACTGAAGtaatatactcctcaatgccattggatgaatcccggaacatattttagtctgtgctagcaaaaacTGTTGGTTTGCGTAGCAttcgcgtcatctgaccacttccaatTTAAGCGAGTCACTggcacttcctgctttagtttttacttgtatcaggaggatagaatgatggtcagatttgtcaaatggacGGCGATTTAGTATGTAGGACAATCTTATTTTTTGCCACCCATTATTAAACTGTCTGCAGCTCTTTGTtcagtgttgcagtgatttcacttgaTGTGGTCGCTGACGTGTATAATATTAAGtaatccacatacatagacactctggcgtTACTCAAGGCCTGTGGCAGGTCATCagtaaagattttaaaaagtaaaggggcctagacagttgccctggggaatgccaggctctacctggattatgttggagaggcttccattaaagaacaccctctacgcaatacacaataatatacagtgagtgtacaaaacattaggtcaattttcctaatattgagttgcacccccttttgccctcagaaaagcCTACATTCATCGGGGCATGAAccctacaaggtgttgaaagcgttccacagggatgctggcccatgttgactccgatagcttcccacagttgtgtcaagttgtctggatgtcctttgggtggtgagccattcttgatacacaaaggAAACTGTTGAGTTTGAAAAACCCtgtagtgttgcagttcttgacacactcaaaccggtgcgccttccacctactaccatatcccgttcaaaggcacttaaatcaattatctcaaggcttaaaaatccttctttaacccgtctcctcctcttcatctacactgattgaagtggatttaataagcgACATCAATAAGGGAACATATATTTCACccgaattcacctggtcagtctatgccatatggaaagagcaggtgttctttaatgttttgtacactcagagtaTATGACTTTATAAAGCCAAAAACCTAATGGTATTTTCTCTCCCAGGTGTCTCCAGAATATGCCCTCAGGACGGCAGCGCTATGACCTTGAACCTGAACTCGTCCAGCTCTTCCCCCTCTGTAGACCCCAGTATGTACCTGAACAACAGCTCCCCAGGGTTGAGGGTCTACGCCGACAACGCCATCCTGGGCCTGGGCCTTGTGCTGGACAACGACTccattaccagggacctcaccaaCCTGACCAGGTATAGGTTAGAGGGTTAGAAACCGAATCCCAGAGTTAACTCTCTGAAGGGAATTTGCAGGGAGTGAGCCAGAAACTGGATTGGGTTTTCTGGAATTCATTACCTTAGATACTATATTCCTGcctgttgtgcccttgagcaagggacTTAACCTCTAAACTGCTCTAGGGGTGTTGCACTGTGACTGAGCCATTCCTacaacctctctgtctgtttgtctcggGAGTGTTTGGATGAAGGAAATACATTTCAGTTTCAGTGTTACAATGTAATCATCTTGTTCCTCTTCGACCAGCCTGTCCAACGCCTCCCTCCTTGACCCCACGGTGACCTATGACCCTCTGGGAGGTCACACCATCTGGCAGGTCATCCTGATCGTGTTCCTCACCGGGTCTCTGTCTCTGGTCACCGTCGTAGGAAACATCCTGGTGCTCATCTCCTTCAAGGTAGATTGTAGGCCGAGACTAACGTTACATTGCATTATGACTTCCTGTAACTGTTTAAGAAGGCTTGTCCAAGACAGGCTCACGCCCTGCGTTCTATCTCCTGTCTCTGTAGCGCGAGGTAGCTTGATGGCACGTGTATCGCAGGCCGTAATTATTGCAAGGGGGCGTCCGTGCCTCAAAACTCTTACTGAAATGGTCcacaacattattttttttaacagcGTTCGACATCAGTTGATGTTTTACTGTGGAGTGACACTTTAATAATAATGAAaggtttctcttctctcttccaggTGAACAAGCAGCTGAAGACGGTGAATAACTACTATCTCCTCAGTCTGGCCTTCGCTGACCTCATCATCGGTATTTTAACTGTACTTGCTGTTTTCATACGtgtatagatgatgtaatgtatcTCAGCTGATATTGATTATGTATTGTACTATGATTTCCTACAGTGTCTCACAAATGTGTAATATGTATTAGTCAGTTACTGTAATATCAAATGTGTAATATTTATAGTCAATTACTGTAATATCATGAGTAGTATATATAGTCAATTACTGTAATATCATGAGTAGTAAATATAGTCAATTACTGTAATATCATGAGTAGTATATATAGTCAATTACTGTAATATCAGAGTGAAACTAAAATACAGTGTTCTAATTCTAGGGACTCTTTCCATGAACCTCTACACTACCTACATTATCATGGACCAATGGGCTTTAGGGAACTGGGCGTGCGACCTGTGGTTGGCTATCGACTACGTGGCGAGCAACGCCTCCGTCATGAACCTGCTGGTGATCAGCTTCGACCGCTACTTCTCCATAACTCGACCTCTGACTTACCGGGCCAAGAGGACCACCAAGAGAGCTCTGACTATGATCAGCATGGCCTGGTCCGTGTCCTTCGTCCTGTGGGCCCCGGCTATACTCTTCTGGCAGTATATCGTAGGGGAGCGCACTGTGCCTCGTGGAGAATGCTTTATCCAGTTTCTCTCAGAGCCTATTATCACATTCTGCACGGCCATCGCTGCCTTCTACCTGCCGGTCACCATCATGACGGTTCTCTACTGGAGgatctacagagagacagagaacaggcaGAAGGACCTGGCGGGGTTGAGGGGGTCGGGGGCAGGGAACAAGGCGGGCCAGGGGGGTAgccagaaggaggaggaggaggagaagaaggaggaggccCAGGAAGAGGAGGCTCCCATGGTGCCCAAAACAGGAAGCTCCAGGAGCTGCAGCAGTTACGAGCTTAACCAGGCCGGTCAGAAAGACTCTGGAGCCAAGAAGACCAGAGGGTGCTTCCGGTTCTGGCCGCTGAGTAGGTGGTCCAAGAAGAAGACAGTCACAGTGAGAGGAGAGCCGGAACACAGCAGCTCCGATAGCTGGAACAACAACGATGGGGGTGGGGCCTCCATGGACCAATCAGACTCTGAGGACGAGGAGGGGGCGACGGAGTCAAGCCGAGCTATCTATTCCATCGTGGTCAACCTGCCGGGGATAAACTCCGCCCCTGGTAACAACCCTAACAATGACCCCCAGCTGACATCTCCTGAGGACCAGGATGCTACGAAGGACCCTCTCCGGCCACAAGTGGGCGATAATAAGGACAAGAAGACATCCTCTAATACCAGAAGGGAGAAAGACAAGGAAGACAACAGCTACCACCAACGCTCCTTCTCTAAAACCCCCGTCACTTCCTCGTCTTCCATCCAGACCTCCACCAAGAGCCACCAAACAGGGGCTGTGTCGTCCACCTCCAAGTCCCCCTCCTCGGCCCCCATCTCCTTGAAGGATGCAGCCATGGCCAAGCGCTTCGCCTCCAAAGCCAAGACCCAGATCACCAAGCGTAAGAAGCAGAGTGTAGtcaaggagaagaaagagaagaaggccGCCCAGACTCTCAGTGCCATCCTGCTGGCTTTCATCATAACCTGGACTCCCTATAACATTATGGTGTTGGTCAACACCTTCTGTACTGGCTGCATCCCTGAGGCTCTGTGGGCTCTGGGCTATTGGCTGTGTTACGTCAACAGCACCATCAACCCCATGTGTTACGCCATGTGCAACCTCACCTTCAGGAACACCTTCAAGATGATTCTACTCTGCCGCTGGCAGGACATCAACAAACGCAACAAGCCTCAGTTCCAGCAGAGGCAGACGGTCGTCGCCTTCCGCAAGAAGGAGCCCTTGTAGGTGTAATCTACTGGGCCCCCTGGGTCAGCTGTATAGGGCTCTGTCGGGCCTCTCTGGGACCCTGGGTCAGCTGTATAAGGGCTCTGTCAGGCCTCTCTGGGATGATTTATATTAACAGGACAGTTGGCCAGGGAGATGGACTGTACTTACGAGCCTTTCTCAACGATGAAGAGAtcacataataatataataatacaatgGAAAATAGTAACACgacaaataaaatacacaatTATTTTCAATTCAACTCTGCATCTCTTTCAACTATTGACTTTTTCCCCCCACAGCTGGCACCAGTTTGGCGCCAAAACACTGACAAC
Proteins encoded:
- the LOC110517143 gene encoding muscarinic acetylcholine receptor M3-like, which gives rise to MVFSLPGVSRICPQDGSAMTLNLNSSSSSPSVDPSMYLNNSSPGLRVYADNAILGLGLVLDNDSITRDLTNLTSLSNASLLDPTVTYDPLGGHTIWQVILIVFLTGSLSLVTVVGNILVLISFKVNKQLKTVNNYYLLSLAFADLIIGTLSMNLYTTYIIMDQWALGNWACDLWLAIDYVASNASVMNLLVISFDRYFSITRPLTYRAKRTTKRALTMISMAWSVSFVLWAPAILFWQYIVGERTVPRGECFIQFLSEPIITFCTAIAAFYLPVTIMTVLYWRIYRETENRQKDLAGLRGSGAGNKAGQGGSQKEEEEEKKEEAQEEEAPMVPKTGSSRSCSSYELNQAGQKDSGAKKTRGCFRFWPLSRWSKKKTVTVRGEPEHSSSDSWNNNDGGGASMDQSDSEDEEGATESSRAIYSIVVNLPGINSAPGNNPNNDPQLTSPEDQDATKDPLRPQVGDNKDKKTSSNTRREKDKEDNSYHQRSFSKTPVTSSSSIQTSTKSHQTGAVSSTSKSPSSAPISLKDAAMAKRFASKAKTQITKRKKQSVVKEKKEKKAAQTLSAILLAFIITWTPYNIMVLVNTFCTGCIPEALWALGYWLCYVNSTINPMCYAMCNLTFRNTFKMILLCRWQDINKRNKPQFQQRQTVVAFRKKEPL